Part of the Thermodesulfobacteriota bacterium genome, TAGTATAAAACCCCTCACGTGGCCAAACTAAAAACCACGGTGAGGGGTTCTAAGTTTATTATCTTATGACTCGGAAAACCGTTATATTTAACCTGATTGGCACCCGGAAACCAAAAAATTCCGGACGAGCAGCCAGCACTCAGCCATCAGCGTTCAGCTTAATATGTTGTTTGTCTTAGGTTTTTGCTGATAGCTAATTGCTGATCGCTGAAAGCGTGAAGCCGGAAACAGTAGTTTCCGGATGAACACTAACTATTGCTCCGACCGGCCGGCCGGGATAAAGACCTGTAGGCGATTATTATCGGCGTCAACTATAAACAGCCGATAATCAGAAGCCACTTCTACCCGACAAGGGAATATGAACTTCCCCTCCTTCCACCCCTTTTCGCCTATCTCTCCCTGCCAGTTCCCGTTTCGGTCCAGGAGTACGATTTGATGCCGGTGAGAATCCAGGACGTAAATGCGCCCCTGTCCATCCACAGCTATGTCCACCGGAAATTCAGTTTCTCCGCGAAGATCCCCGCGCTTACTAACTTGGCGGATAATCTTCCCTTCTTTATCAAAGAGATAGACTATACCGCGCTGGGCCTCAAGCGCAATTATGTTACCGTCCTTAGCAACTGCTACCGCTGAGAATCCCGTGAACGGCGGTTCAGGAGGATTTATGTGGAGCTTATACGTTAAATTGCCATCAAAAATGTAAATTCTCTGGTTCCCTTGATCCACGACATAGAGATTGTCCTTATCATCTAAGGCCAGGCGAGTAGGCCAAAAGGATGAAGCATCGGGAAATCCATCCGTAAGAATGCTGCGTCTCTCGCCGGTCTCAGGATTATAACTGATAAGACCCTGAGCGCCCCGCTCGCTGACTATAATCGTCCCCCGGCTGGTCTCTACAGCGCTAATGGGTAACGCCATTTTGTCGGATTTAAATTCAGACAGGAACCGGAATTTACCCTCACTGTCGCCAAAGAAAAGCAGGCGGTTATTGCCGGTATCAGCCACAAGCAGTCTATTTTTGGCCTGTGACCAGAAAAGTCCCTGTATCTGCTTAAATTTGCCCATGCCTTCCAGTTGTGTAAAACTAACCTGGAGGGAAAAGGGGGTCTTTTGCTGGGCAAAACAAAGATCAGGTGCAAAAAAAACCGATATAATGCTATACGACCCAAGGATAATTAATAAAAGCCTGATCCTGCCAAACATCAAAGCCATACCGCAAGCTCCTTAATCTCTTTTATGGCACTCTATGCACAGTTCCTTTTTGCGGTCGAAATAGAGCATAAATTTGTTTTCAGCAGTGTGCATCCCGTGACAGGTAGTGCAATAAGTCGGCTGGTTAGTCCGCGGATCTATAGATTTTTCCCTGAGGGGATGCGATAAGCTGTGCTCTTTTTTATGGCAACTCATACAGATATCAACTCCGTCGCCTTTAAAGTAGCGGGGCATATTTGCGGCGTGTGGATCATGACAATGGGAACATTTTCCCTCCTTGATAGCCGTACAGCGGATGCCCTTTTGTTTCTCGATGGATGCCTTCTCACGCCGGTCCGTGTCGGCATGGCAGGAGATGCAGAGCCATTTCTCTTTCTTCCAGATAAGGCCTTTATCCTGCGAGGCATGAGGATTATGACAGGTGGTGCAGGCCTTACCTCCTCCGGCGTGAACATATATCTTAGACAGCATATCCTTCTTATTACCATGGCAATCAAGGCATAATGTCCGGCCGGTCAACTTTGTTGTAAGGGGCTTATTTGCTACAATCGTATCGTGGCATGCCTCACACTTTTGATCGACGAAAGACTGATGGGCTATAGGGTTGAAAACCCCTTTCTTGTTTGAGGCATGGGGATTATGACAGCTAGTGCAGTCGGCATTCTGGAGGGCAAAGGCCAGAGAAACCCCCTTACTCTTGCACTTAATACCATGACAATCCTGGCAAAGACGATTTATATTTTTCCTTACCAACCCTTCCTCCCTGGAGACATGGGGCTGGTGACAAGAAAGGCACTTTTTCTCCCGGAAGGGCGGTATGGAATAGGAAAAGGCAAGCTGCTTTTTTACGCCCTCATGGCAGTCCAGGCATAAGCTATTTGCTTCTTTGGCCAGTAGATTTCTGTGTGCAGAGGCATGGGGACTGTGACAACGCGTGCATTTATCATGCAAAAGAACGGAATGAACGTACCCGCGCCCCAGTTCCTGTGCCAATCCTTTATGGCAACTATAGCAGAGCTTATTTATGTCATCCTTTAAAAACTTATCCTGGTTCGCGG contains:
- a CDS encoding NHL repeat-containing protein, translated to MALMFGRIRLLLIILGSYSIISVFFAPDLCFAQQKTPFSLQVSFTQLEGMGKFKQIQGLFWSQAKNRLLVADTGNNRLLFFGDSEGKFRFLSEFKSDKMALPISAVETSRGTIIVSERGAQGLISYNPETGERRSILTDGFPDASSFWPTRLALDDKDNLYVVDQGNQRIYIFDGNLTYKLHINPPEPPFTGFSAVAVAKDGNIIALEAQRGIVYLFDKEGKIIRQVSKRGDLRGETEFPVDIAVDGQGRIYVLDSHRHQIVLLDRNGNWQGEIGEKGWKEGKFIFPCRVEVASDYRLFIVDADNNRLQVFIPAGRSEQ
- a CDS encoding cytochrome c3 family protein produces the protein MRVKFAILPLLAFFVWTLTGEALAARPSADTCYSCHSQLKKQFAQKTIHDPVAKGQCMACHNPHAANQDKFLKDDINKLCYSCHKGLAQELGRGYVHSVLLHDKCTRCHSPHASAHRNLLAKEANSLCLDCHEGVKKQLAFSYSIPPFREKKCLSCHQPHVSREEGLVRKNINRLCQDCHGIKCKSKGVSLAFALQNADCTSCHNPHASNKKGVFNPIAHQSFVDQKCEACHDTIVANKPLTTKLTGRTLCLDCHGNKKDMLSKIYVHAGGGKACTTCHNPHASQDKGLIWKKEKWLCISCHADTDRREKASIEKQKGIRCTAIKEGKCSHCHDPHAANMPRYFKGDGVDICMSCHKKEHSLSHPLREKSIDPRTNQPTYCTTCHGMHTAENKFMLYFDRKKELCIECHKRD